One window from the genome of bacterium encodes:
- a CDS encoding ABC transporter substrate-binding protein — MHRGIAAWIVVVVVMIGVAVADRTGFSSPSIPVTVNDYVGGITSSAPQDWAADAQGFFAKHNLKVNFVILEGTSQAVQAVAADRTGRAFVQGDILDEMLLADKNPSAPPLIGIAGNEPRNPVALIFLNSSGIKSPADLAGKTIGVPTGSLSEQYLDIFLQKQGIAKDKVTVQNIGFGALHPALMQKRVDAICEFARGLASLDIVAQQQGQKVGSFLFGDYHMPSPLGAVVVQKSLVDKDPAVAGAIAASLNEGLHLCVINPEQCIKDFIAKNPGRDYDQTLAEWKVALKAQYGLDAATVQKMKPAQLGWFDPQLVSATLPELRTMFKISKIFTPTTLYTNRFAEHP, encoded by the coding sequence ATGCATCGAGGTATCGCAGCCTGGATCGTGGTTGTGGTGGTCATGATCGGCGTAGCCGTCGCGGACCGCACCGGCTTCTCCAGTCCGTCGATACCGGTGACGGTCAACGACTACGTGGGTGGAATCACCAGCAGCGCGCCTCAGGACTGGGCGGCGGATGCGCAGGGATTCTTCGCCAAGCACAACCTCAAGGTGAACTTCGTCATCCTGGAAGGCACGTCCCAGGCCGTTCAAGCCGTCGCCGCCGACAGGACGGGCCGCGCCTTTGTACAGGGGGACATCCTGGACGAGATGCTGCTGGCGGACAAGAACCCGAGCGCACCTCCGCTCATCGGCATCGCCGGCAACGAACCACGAAATCCCGTCGCGTTGATATTCTTGAATTCGAGCGGCATCAAGTCGCCCGCGGACCTGGCCGGCAAGACCATCGGCGTTCCGACCGGCAGCCTGTCCGAACAATACCTCGACATCTTTCTCCAGAAGCAGGGGATCGCGAAGGATAAAGTGACGGTACAGAACATCGGCTTCGGCGCGCTCCATCCTGCGCTGATGCAGAAGCGGGTCGATGCCATCTGTGAGTTCGCCAGGGGCCTGGCCAGCCTCGACATCGTCGCGCAGCAGCAGGGCCAGAAAGTCGGATCCTTCCTCTTCGGCGACTATCACATGCCCTCGCCGTTGGGCGCCGTGGTGGTGCAGAAGAGCCTCGTCGACAAGGACCCCGCGGTGGCGGGCGCCATCGCCGCCTCGCTCAACGAGGGCCTCCACCTCTGCGTGATCAACCCGGAGCAATGCATCAAGGACTTCATCGCCAAGAATCCGGGGCGCGACTACGATCAAACGCTGGCGGAGTGGAAGGTCGCGCTCAAGGCGCAGTACGGGCTGGACGCCGCGACGGTGCAGAAGATGAAGCCCGCCCAGCTGGGGTGGTTCGATCCGCAGCTCGTGTCGGCGACGCTTCCAGAGCTCAGGACGATGTTCAAGATCAGCAAGATCTTCACCCCGACCACACTGTACACGAACCGGTTCGCCGAGCACCCGTAG
- a CDS encoding ABC transporter permease, protein MASSGRASRAGLPGLADYGLPVLSFIVGIVLWQLAVRLFRIPAYLFPSPSAIAQVFFDGRINWVHQTLITLNEAVTGCVIGILVGFVIALVITVSATLNKILMPYIVALQVLPKVAIAPIIYILLGFTNTSRILLIVILTFFPIVINVSTGLTDVDRNLIFLLQSLRASKAVIFYKVRLPNSLPYFFDGLKIGVSGALVGAIVAEFVSSNSGLGFLILNSQYTFNTVAAFGAFTILTVLGLLLYGAVVLLARQLMPWYRSG, encoded by the coding sequence GTGGCGTCGAGCGGCAGAGCGAGCCGGGCCGGCCTGCCGGGGCTGGCCGACTACGGCCTGCCGGTCCTTTCGTTTATCGTAGGCATCGTCCTGTGGCAGCTCGCGGTCCGGCTGTTCAGGATCCCCGCGTACCTGTTCCCATCGCCCTCCGCGATCGCCCAGGTCTTCTTCGACGGCCGCATCAATTGGGTGCACCAGACCCTGATCACGCTGAACGAGGCCGTCACAGGCTGCGTGATCGGCATTCTCGTGGGCTTCGTGATCGCGCTCGTGATCACGGTGTCCGCAACGCTGAACAAGATCCTGATGCCGTACATCGTCGCGCTTCAGGTGCTGCCGAAGGTTGCGATCGCCCCGATTATCTACATTCTGCTGGGCTTCACCAACACGTCGAGGATCCTGCTCATCGTGATCCTCACGTTCTTCCCGATCGTCATCAACGTGAGCACCGGGCTGACCGACGTGGATCGCAACCTGATCTTCCTGCTCCAGTCGCTGCGCGCGAGCAAGGCGGTGATCTTCTACAAGGTGCGGCTCCCCAATTCGCTTCCGTACTTCTTTGACGGATTGAAGATCGGGGTGTCGGGCGCATTGGTCGGGGCGATCGTCGCGGAGTTCGTGAGTTCCAACAGCGGCCTCGGCTTTCTCATTCTGAATTCCCAGTACACGTTCAACACGGTGGCCGCCTTCGGAGCGTTCACCATCCTGACCGTGCTGGGGCTGCTGTTGTATGGTGCTGTGGTCCTG